One genomic region from Phragmites australis chromosome 1, lpPhrAust1.1, whole genome shotgun sequence encodes:
- the LOC133925995 gene encoding NAC domain-containing protein 48-like: MSGGGQDLQLPPGFRFHPTDEELVMHYLCRRCTGLPIAVPIIAEIDLYKFDPWQLPRMALYGEKEWYFFSPRDRKYPNGSRPNRAAGSGYWKATGADKPVGSPKPVAIKKALVFYAGKAPKGEKTNWIMHEYRLDVDRSARKKNSLRLDDWVLCRIYNKKGGLEKPPVAGAAAADRKPVFGSQAALVSSPPEQKPFVAAPGGMPPAFADSCGSGQVLSPDQFACDREVQSQPKISEWERTFTSDPVNPAGSMLDPTATGAGVGLGGDPLLQDILMYWGKPF; the protein is encoded by the exons ATGAGCGGCGGAGGACAGGATCTCCAGCTGCCGCCGGGGTTCCGGTTCCACCCGACGGACGAGGAGCTGGTGATGCACTACCTTTGCCGCCGCTGCACCGGCCTGCCCATCGCCGTCCCCATCATCGCCGAGATCGACCTCTACAAGTTTGATCCATGGCAGCTCCCCA GGATGGCGCTGTACGGCGAGAAGGAGTGGTACTTCTTCTCCCCGCGGGACCGCAAGTACCCGAACGGGTCGAGGCCCAACCGGGCGGCCGGATCCGGGTACTGGAAGGCCACCGGCGCCGACAAGCCCGTGGGGTCGCCGAAGCCCGTCGCCATCAAGAAGGCGCTCGTCTTCTACGCCGGCAAGGCGCCCAAGGGCGAGAAGACCAATTGGATCATGCACGAGTACCGCCTCGACGTCGACCGCTCCGCGCGCAAGAAGAACAGCCTCAGG TTGGATGATTGGGTCCTGTGCCGCATCTACAACAAGAAGGGCGGGCTGGAGAAGCCGCCGGTTGCCGGCGCCGCGGCAGCGGACCGTAAGCCGGTGTTCGGCAGCCAGGCGGCTTTGGTGAGCTCCCCGCCGGAGCAGAAGCCGTTCGTGGCGGCGCCGGGCGGGATGCCGCCGGCGTTCGCTGACTCGTGCGGCTCGGGGCAGGTGCTGTCGCCGGACCAGTTCGCGTGCGACCGGGAGGTCCAGAGCCAGCCCAAGATCAGCGAGTGGGAGCGCACCTTCACCTCTGACCCTGTCAACCCCGCCGGCTCCATGCTCGACCCCACAGCCACCGGCGCTGGCGTCGGCCTCGGCGGCGACCCGCTGCTGCAGGACATCCTCATGTACTGGGGCAAGCCGTTCTAG
- the LOC133925984 gene encoding gibberellin 20 oxidase 2-like, with product MDSSQAPPLLLRAPTPSIDLPAAKDKAAAAVFDLRREPKIPAPFVWPDTDARPTLATELDVPVVDVGMLRNGDGAGLRTAVAQVAAACATHGFFQVCGHGVDAALALAALDSAGDFFRLPLAEKQRARRVPGTVSGYTSAHADRFASKLPWKETLSFGFHDGAASPVVVDYFTSILGQDFEQMGRVYQRYCEEMKALSLTIMELLELSLGVERGYYREFFEDSRSIMRCNYYPPCPEPERTLGTGPHCDPTALTILLQDDVGGLEVLVDGDWRPVRPVPGAMVINIGDTFMALSNGRYKSCLHRAVVNRRQERRSLAFFLCPREDRVVRPPPTTGASPRQYPDFTWADLMRFTQSHYRADTRTLDAFTRWLCPHGPAQEAAAAATSCT from the exons ATGGACTCCAGCCAGGCGccgcctctcctcctccgcgcTCCCACTCCCAGCATTGACCTCCCCGCGGCCAAGGacaaggccgccgccgccgtgttcGACCTGCGGCGGGAGCCCAAGATCCCGGCGCCGTTCGTGTGGCCGGACACCGACGCGCGGCCGACCTTGGCCACGGAGCTGGACGTGCCGGTGGTCGACGTGGGCATGCTGCGCAATGGCGACGGCGCGGGGCTGCGCACCGCGGTGGCGCAGGTGGCAGCGGCGTGCGCTACCCACGGGTTCTTCCAGGTGTGCGGGCACGGCGTGGACGCGGCCCTGGCGCTCGCCGCGCTGGACAGCGCCGGCGACTTCTTCCGGCTGCCGTTGGCCGAGAAGCAGCGCGCCCGGCGCGTCCCCGGCACCGTGTCCGGGTACACGAGCGCGCACGCCGACCGTTTCGCATCCAAGCTCCCATGGAAGGAGACCCTCTCCTTCGGCTTCCACGACGGCGCCGCCTCACCCGTCGTCGTCGACTACTTCACCAGCATCCTCGGCCAAGATTTCGAGCAAATGGG GCGGGTGTACCAGAGGTACTGCGAGGAGATGAAGGCGCTGTCGCTGACGATCATGGAGCTGCTGGAGCTGAGCCTGGGCGTGGAGCGCGGCTACTACCGGGAGTTCTTCGAGGACAGTCGCTCCATCATGCGGTGCAACTACTACCCGCCGTGCCCGGAGCCGGAGCGCACACTGGGCACGGGCCCGCACTGCGACCCCACCGCGCTCACCATCCTCCTCCAGGACGACGTCGGCGGCCTCGAGGTCCTCGTCGACGGCGACTGGCGCCCCGTCCGCCCCGTCCCTGGCGCCATGGTCATCAACATCGGCGACACCTTCATG GCGCTGTCGAACGGGCGGTACAAGAGCTGCCTGCACCGCGCGGTGGTGAACCGGAGGCAGGAGCGTCGGTCGCTAGCCTTCTTCCTGTGCCCGCGCGAGGACCGCGTGGTGCGCCCGCCGCCCACCACCGGTGCCTCCCCGCGGCAGTACCCGGACTTCACCTGGGCCGACCTCATGCGCTTCACGCAAAGTCACTACCGCGCCGACACCCGCACCCTGGACGCCTTCACCCGCTGGCTCTGCCCCCACGGCCCAGCCcaggaggcggcggcagcggcaaccTCATGCACCTAG
- the LOC133925974 gene encoding probable methyltransferase PMT26 encodes MAFGRGAKMDGRRPSSSSFCTTTTVVVFVALCLVGVWMMTSSTVFPLEISSNKKSEVRKPAPAVNFGASEEAASGNAGEGSEKFEDTDNNDNVPDESKNRDTPEEEKFTENRMEKPVEKTDEKEPELPKEKEDTKDTFDDANGKSERRSDDVKNVDDEEKSEEKKDDDIRTDNDDENSDGEKKEGQEEKSEGDATQEEQAQIEEKVEENGEKEQSSKSNEVFPDGAQSELLKESNAQNGSFSTQAAESKNEKVVQASSESSGDATSYSWKLCSSSASTDYIPCLDNEKAIKKLRTTKHYEHRERHCPEEPPTCLVPLPEGYKRPIEWPKSRDKVWYSNVPHTKLAEYKGHQNWVKVSGEYLMFPGGGTQFKNGALHYIDTIQQALPDIAWGKRSRVILDVGCGVASFGGYMFDRDALTMSFAPKDEHEAQVQFALERGIPAISAVMGTKRLPYPSKVFDVIHCARCRVPWHIEGGMLLLELNRLLRPGGYFVWSATPVYQKLPEDVEIWNAMSSLTMSMCWKMVNKTKDKLNQVGMAIYQKPMDNNCYEKRSENNPPLCKGTDDADAAWNVPLEACMHKLPVGPTVRGSKWPESWPQRLEKTPFWIDGSQVGVYGKPANEDFEADYAHWKRVVSKSYVNGMGIDWSKVRNVMDMRAVYGGFAAALRAQKVWVMNIVPIDSPDTLPIIYERGLFGMYHDWCESFSTYPRTYDLLHADHLFSKLKKRCKLLAVFAEVDRVLRPEGKLIVRDNAETINDLERMARSLQWEVRMTYTKGNEGLLCVEKSMWRPKEVEAST; translated from the exons ATGGCATTTGGCCGAGGTGCAAAGATGGACGGCCGGCGGCCGTCATCGTCGTCATTCTGCACGACCACCACGGTCGTCGTGTTCGTGGCGCTCTGCCTGGTTGGCGTGTGGATGATGACATCGTCCACCGTCTTCCCACTGGAGATATCGTCCAATAAGAAGTCAGAGGTGAGGAAACCGGCCCCAGCAGTTAACTTCGGTGCGTCAGAGGAGGCAGCATCTGGCAATGCTGGTGAAGGTTCTGAGAAATTTGAGGATACCGACAACAATGACAATGTCCCAGACGAGTCGAAGAACAGGGATACCCCTGAGGAAGAGAAGTTCACTGAGAACAGGATGGAGAAACCGGTGGAAAAGACTGATGAAAAGGAGCCAGAACTACCTAAAGAAAAGGAAGACACCAAGGATACATTCGATGATGCAAATGGAAAATCAGAAAGGCGATCGGATGATGTAAAGAACGTCGATGATGAGGAGAAGAGCGAGGAAAAGAAAGATGATGATATCAGAACTGATAATGATGATGAGAATTCTGATGGTGAGAAGAAGGAAGGTCAAGAAGAAAAGTCTGAAGGCGATGCCACTCAGGAGGAGCAAGCTCAAATAGAAGAGAAGGtggaagaaaatggagagaagGAACAGAGCTCAAAGTCTAACGAGGTATTTCCTGATGGGGCTCAATCAGAGCTTCTGAAGGAGTCAAATGCCCAAAATGGTTCATTCTCCACACAGGCTGCAGAATCAAAGAATGAGAAGGTAGTCCAAGCGTCTTCAGAATCTTCAGGTGACGCTACCAGCTATAGCTGGAAATTATGTAGTAGCAGTGCCTCGACAGATTACATTCCTTGCCTTGACAATGAGAAGGCTATCAAGAAGCTTCGAACTACCAAACATTATGAACATCGTGAGAGGCATTGCCCTGAGGAGCCTCCTACTTGCCTTGTTCCACTTCCAGAAGGGTATAAACGCCCAATTGAGTGGCCGAAGAGCAGGGACAAG GTATGGTACAGCAATGTTCCTCACACCAAGCTTGCCGAGTACAAGGGGCACCAAAACTGGGTTAAAGTCTCCGGTGAATATCTCATGTTTCCTGGGGGTGGGACTCAATTCAAGAATGGTGCACTCCACTACATTGATACTATTCAGCAG GCACTGCCTGATATTGCATGGGGCAAACGAAGTCGGGTCATTCTAGATGTTGGTTGTGGAGTTGCCAGCTTTGGAGGCTACATGTTTGATAGAGATGCACTTACAATGTCTTTTGCTCCAAAAGATGAGCATGAAGCTCAGGTACAATTTGCCCTAGAAAGAGGAATTCCGGCAATATCAGCTGTAATGGGCACCAAGAGACTTCCATACCCCAGCAAGGTCTTTGATGTCATTCATTGTGCTCGTTGCAGGGTCCCTTGGCACATTGAAG GTGGCATGCTTTTGCTGGAATTGAACCGCCTGTTACGCCCTGGTGGCTACTTTGTCTGGTCCGCCACCCCTGTTTACCAAAAGCTCCCAGAAGATGTTGAGATTTGGAATG CCATGTCCTCTCTTACAATGTCCATGTGCTGGAAGATGGTCAACAAAACAAAGGATAAGTTAAACCAAGTTGGTATGGCCATATATCAGAAGCCAATGGACAACAATTGCTACGAGAAAAGATCAGAAAACAACCCACCATTATGCAAGGGAACTGATGATGCAGATGCTGCTTG GAATGTACCCTTGGAGGCATGCATGCACAAATTGCCTGTTGGCCCAACAGTTCGAGGGTCAAAATGGCCAGAGTCATGGCCACAAAGGCTTGAGAAGACCCCTTTCTGGATTGATGGTTCTCAGGTTGGAGTCTATGGAAAACCAGCAAATGAAGACTTCGAGGCAGATTATGCTCACTGGAAACGGGTTGTAAGTAAATCGTATGTGAATGGCATGGGAATTGACTGGTCCAAAGTGAGAAATGTCATGGACATGAGAGCTGTGTATGGAGG TTTTGCTGCAGCTCTGAGGGCCCAAAAGGTCTGGGTTATGAACATTGTGCCAATTGATTCACCGGACACATTGCCCATCATTTATGAGCGTGGTTTGTTTGGTATGTACCATGACTGGTGTGAATCTTTCAGCACTTACCCAAGAACATATGACCTTCTGCACGCAGACCATCTGTTctcaaagctcaagaagag ATGCAAATTGTTGGCAGTTTTTGCTGAGGTTGACCGAGTATTGAGGCCAGAAGGCAAACTGATTGTGCGGGATAACGCAGAGACAATAAACGATCTGGAAAGAATGGCGAGGTCCTTGCAGTGGGAGGTACGCATGACCTACACCAAGGGTAACGAGGGACTGCTATGTGTTGAGAAGTCGATGTGGCGGCCCAAGGAGGTTGAAGCAAGCACATGA